A stretch of DNA from Paenibacillus albus:
AATATGCGAAATCGGCGCGCCTTGCTCGGCGTAACCATGGCAGCGATGCTCGCGGTGCTGCTGCTGGCGAGTTCATCCGCAGGTGCAGTTGGCGGGCCGCATGGCGGACCGTATCATTTTGGATTCAAGAAAAGTGTAGGAGGTGCGCTGCCTTCCATTAAGGAGGAGGGGTTCCAGCCGATCCTTGAGCAGCATGGGGCGATATTTCTAGGCGATACGAAGCAGAAGGAGCTGTATTTGACCTTCGATAACGGCTATGAGAACGGCTATACGAGCCGGATTCTAGATGTGCTCAAGGAGAAGGGCGTCCCGGCGATCTTCTTCGTGACCGGTCACTATGTGAAGGACAAGCCGGAGCTGGTGAAGCGAATGGCGGTGGAAGGCCATCTGATTGGCAACCATTCCTGGAGCCATCCGGACATGAGCGTCATCTCGAGCAGCCAAATCCATACCGAGCTTGCGAAGGTGAAGACGGCGGTTGCTGAGCTAACCGGACAGCAGGATATGGTCTATCTTCGCCCGCCGAGAGGAATCTTCAACAGTCGGGTGTTGGCGGTAAGCAAAGAGCAGGGGTACACAAGCGTGTTCTGGTCAGTCGCTTACCGGGACTGGGAGCCGAATGCGCAGAAGGGCTGGCGTTATGCGTATGACAACGTAATGAAACAGCTGCATCCCGGCGCGGTCATTCTGCTGCATTCTGTCTCGAAGGACAACACGGAAGCGCTCGGCCAGATTATCGACTCAGCGAGGCAGCAGGGGTATACGTTTAAGCCGCTCAATGAGCTGGCGACGAAGAGTTACTGATATTTAGGGGCAAAATAATAAGCCCGGTTTCCCTCGAAGGGTAACCGGGCTTTGCTGCGCATTAGAACCAGACGAATAACGATCGGAACAAGCCGCGCTTACGCGAAGGCAGTCCGGTTGTAGCGGCTGCTGTTTCAGCGGCTGCGGCACTAATCTCCGCGAGTGGCGACGCCGGCCTGCGGGCCGTCTCAATCGACTCGACAAGCTGATCGACCATGCGGCGCAGCTCGTCTATCTCCTCGCGATGCTGCAGCACTTGGGCGGCGACGACTTCGTCAGCTTTCTGATCCAGCCTGCGTTCAACATAGCAGATGCGCGCCAGCAGATCGGTCTCCTCGGGAGCTGCTGCCGAAGAAGCTGCGACCTCCAGCATAGCTTGATTCATGGGCTGTTGTGCCGCCAGAGCTTGCTTTGGTTCCGGCTCCGGTTCTGGCAATACGATTTGATCCATCGTCTCGCCATTCTCGAGCGCTGCCTTGATCAGTCCGAGCATGGCGAGATCCTTTTGCGTGAAGATATAGTGTCCGAAGCGGTCCTTTTGGAAGTAGTGCGGGAAGTGGGAGGCCCAGCGTTTGACCGTTGTTTGGCTCACGTTCAGCGACTCAGCTGCATCCTTGCTTTTAACAAGTTCCATCATTCCAATCACTCCGTTCAGATGTGGTATATAACGAAGTATTCGAGCAATTGAAGCGCGTACCTGCAAGGGTGACAAAGGAAGTGTTCATTCGCTAAACAAAGTGGTTTTGCGCTAGTTATCGCATCGGATATGGGGCGCAAGCAGGAGATTGTGCGGAGATGGCGAATGTAAATAATGGAAATAGAAGGTAAAATTTCCGATTTGATTCCATGAGAGGAGGGTATGCGTATATGTCACGATTGACTGGAAGCTCTATGCAAGGTCTACACTATAAACAACGGCGGTTGTTTGTATGGAGCTTCGCAAGATCTACCGCCTAAGTTGTAGGATAGACTTTGCTACCTTAAAGAATTTATTTTAAGGAGCAGAGCGAATATGAAATATATGAACGCGGATGTTATTTTCCCGGCAGAATTGTTGAAGGAAATACAGAAGTATGTGAGCGGCGGTATGATTTATGTACCAACGCCTGAAGGCTCGAAGAAGCAATGGGGAGAAAATTCCGGCAGTAAGCAGATGCTAGAGCGCAGAAACGAAGAAATTCGGCAGCAGTTTTCCGTTGGCATCACCATAGACGAGCTTTCGTCACGCTATTGTCTCTCTTGCGATAGTATCAAAAAAATTGTCTATAACCGGAGCAAACCGGCAAAAGTCGCATCGGACTAATGGATGCGACTTTTTTTATACCATAAATAGTTCTAACTGTTTGTTATATATAACCGCATGGAACGGTCCCCTATAATAAGGTTATTCCTAGGAATAAATGTAAGTGAGGGGGCAATACCATGCCAAAAACAACACGCGGAAAATCGCTCTGGAACACCTCGTCCCACGGGCGAGGAACATGTCCTGCATGCGCAGCGACGAGAATCAAACTGCTGTACTCCCGGTCGAGAACGGACGGGAAGATTATAAAAGTATGCAAGCTCTGCCGGAATGCGTCCCAAGCGAAGCTGGACGGTACGCAGTCCTAAGGTGCAGCATCTTAAGCACGTCGCGATATCCAAAAAGAAAGCGGCGCAGGATCATCTCCTGCGCCGCTCTTTGCTGTTCCATTAAGGCTATTTGCTCGTGTTCGTGGATGTGCTCGCGTTCGCGCTTGCGCTGTCCGAAGCTGCTGTATCATCCCCAGCCTTATCCGCGTCGCTCGCGCTCGGCACGCTCGCGGCGCTGCTGCTGGTTGCCAGCGTATTCACATCAATGAACGGCGTCGCGCCGCCCGTTACGCTTGGCAGCCTGCCATCCCACTTATCGACCGCCATCTCCTGCACCTCGATCTGCTTCAGCTGCACGAGCTCCGGCGTTACTTCCTGCTTTTTCAGCTTGAGCGATTCCGCTTCGGCCTGTGCTTGCGCGATCTTCTGCTTCGCTTCAATCTGTACACGCTTGAGATCGTTCTCCGCCTTCAGCGCTTGCTGCTGCGCGACTTGCTTCGCTTCAATGGACTGGTTGAACGCATCAGAGAACTTGAAATTCACGATGTTAATATCGGCGACGATGAGGTTGTACTTCGCGAGCCGCGTCGTCAGATGCTCCCGCACTTCGCCTGCAACGATGTCGCGCTTCGCAATCAGATCCTCCGCCGGATAACGCGCGGTCACTTCTTTCACAATCTCTTGAATGGCCGGATTGACGATGACGTTATCGAAGGAGCCGCCGACGTTGTTCATCAGTTTATAGGCAGCGGCTTTATCAACGGCATAGTTGACTGCGACATGCGTAGATACCGGCTGCAGGTCTTTGGAGGAAGCTGACGTATCGGTCTCGGCCTTGGTTACCTGCACGTTCACTTGTATGATGCTTTGTACGAATGGGATTTTCATATGAATGCCTGGCGCCAGTATGTTATTATTCAGTTTGCCGAACGTTTTGTACAAGCCGACGTTGCCGTATTGGACGGTGGCAAAGCCGTTAAAAGCGACGATGAGGCCGACGACGATAAGGACCGAGAGCCAGATATACGGCTTAAAGTTCACTTTCTTCGTATTCGGTTCGACGACATGCATGCATGAACCCCTCCACAATCGTTTTTTTGACGCGCTGCTACTCATAGGTATGCGTTTGATAAGGATACATACGGATTTTGGGGGCAATTGGTAACAATAGATTTATCGCAAAAAAGGAAGGGGCATCCGATAATGGAGCATACAGCACAGCAAGTGGCGGAGTGGATGATCAAGGAGCTGCAGGAGGTAGGTACTCTGCATCAGGAGCAGGCGGTCGCGCATATTAAAGCGCAATACGGCGAGCACTTCATCTACGTGAATGAGAACGGCAACGAGTCGATCGACAAAGAAGTGAAGAAGGCATTCAAAAAGCTGCACGGCGGGCGCGCAGCTTGGGAGCGTGACGGATTCTTCTGGGCGTGGACCTAAGTCCGGAGCTTATTCAATGTTTATTGGATGCTTGAGCTGATCGTGGTACAGATCGAAGTACACGGAACCATCCGTACCGCGCACGGCATAACACACATCATCGAGCGTTAGCCCTCGCCGCCGCATCTGCTTATTCAACCATTCCATACCGAGCCCGCTGTTCTCCATATTGGTGATAGCGGGCTTGCCGTCCATAATGAGCTCGACAGGGAAGTGGCTCGCAGCCGGCGTCTTAATGGCAAGATCCTTCTTGGTCACCTGTCGGAATTGCGGCTTCTTCAGCACAGACAGCTTGCCATTCATCTCCAGCACCGCATACTCGACTTGATTAATGTCGAAAATATCTTTTTCCCGCAGCTCCTGATTAAGCGTGTCGAGCGTGAAGCGCAGCTTGCGCAGGTTATGCTCGAGGATTTTGCCGTCCTCAATCATAATGGTCGGCTTACCGGACACCCATTTGCGCAGATGCCGGCTTCGCAGAGACACGATTGCAATGAGGAACGCGATCCCGCTGAACGTCAGCAGGGCCGCAATTTGGTTCCACGATTTCAGATCCGTGTTAAACGCCAAATTCGCTGTAATGGCGCCGAGCGTAATGGTGGTTACGAAGTCATGATAAGTTAACTGGGTCAACGTTTGCTTCCCGATAATGCGCGCAATGATCATGATGAGAACGAATGCGGCTATGGATCGGATGATGGTTTCGACCGTAGTGTTCATTTGCCTGAATTACGCCTCGCCCTCGCAGTTAGCAGAATGTTCCGCTAGTGTAACCCGGAGACCGCAGCGTCATTCGCTTTATACGTTGTAGTCCATTTTGCCATCGGCGTGAATCGTGAGCTTTGCATCGGCGTTGTTATAATCGACGAGTCCGTGTGTAGAATAATACCAAGTCTTCTTATCGACAGCGCCGCTCTCAATGACGAAGATATTCAGCTCATCATTGTGACGGCAGATGTCCTCCGCTATCGCGGAATCTGCCAAGTCGATGGTCAGCCTCCAGCCTTCGCTGTCGCTCGCAGGCGTAATGGCAAAGCTCACTTCATGCTTCTTCGAATCGAGAAATAAGCGGCCGCCAACGGTGTGGCGAATGTACAAATGATCCATAACGATCCCTCCTTGACAAGCTAACTATACCACACTTATGATACTTACATAAAGTAAGTGCGTGTACGGAATTTAATGAGATAAAGGAGTGTTCTAACCATGATTACGACGTATCCGGCTTCTTCGCGGCATTCGGGCGATATCGGCTGGCTTCAGTTTAATTTTAGTTTCTCTTTTGCGGATTATAACGACCCGAACAACATGAGTTTTGGTCCGCTTCGGGTATTTAACGAGGATTATATTCAGCCTGGCAAAGGATTCGGCATCCATCCGCACCGCGATATGGAGATCGTCACGGTCGTGATCAGCGGCGAGCTAGCGCATGAGGATAACACGGGCGGCAAGGAAGTTCTGCGCGTAGGCGAGGTGCAGCGAATGACGGCTGGAACGGGTATCCTGCATTCCGAGGTTAATCCGTCGAGCACGGAAGTCGCGAACATCATGCAGCTCTGGTTCCTCCCAGAGGCGAAGGGACTTACGCCATCTTATGAGCAGAAGGCATTCGATCAGAACGCGATGGTGAATGCGCTATTGCCGATCGTATCGAAGAGCATCCAAGGCGAGTCGATTACTTCGATTCATCAGGACCTGACGATCTACCTTTCGAAACCGGAAGCAGGTAAGACGGTTACCTTCAACCAAGCGCCTGACCGCAAAATCTACCTTTTCGTTATTGAAGGCGACATTACGCTGAATGACTCTAATCGTCTAAACCGCAGCGATGCAGCGCGCATCACGGATGTGACCGAGCTGGCGATTACGTCTGAGAACGGCGGCAAGTTTATGCTCATCGACTTGCCATAAGAAGATTTGTGAAGCGGCTAGAATCGAGCTGCATAAGTCGCTCCGATGCCGTCAACAATAAGGAGTATCTATCACTCTAGTAAACGGAGGGATTCTCTTGAATTACAGACCGGCAGAGCTGGACGGGCAAGCACTCGCTCGCCTGCAGCAGCTTGAAGCAGAGCTAAGACAGCTGACATCGGACAACAACATCGTGATTGTTGCATATCAGGGTTCCGCGGAGCGGTTCGAGGCGCAGGGCGAGTAGAAGTGGACAGTAGAGGAACAGTGGTTGAGCAATGGATAAGACGAATCAATAGAGCACGGACTTCGCCTTTCGGCGGAGGCCGTGCTTTTTTATTGACAAACCCTACCGCATCCCTTACTGTTGGGGCATAATCGAGGCGATGCGAGGCGATTTACATGGTAAAATTGCTAATCGTAGAAGACGAGAAAGAGATTCGCGAAGGACTGGCCGCTTGGGTCTGGGACTCGGTCGGCATCGAAGTCACCGGCACTTGCGCACATGGTTTGGAAGCGCTTCAATTCATATCGGAGCGGCCAGTCGATATTGTGCTGACCGA
This window harbors:
- the pdaA gene encoding delta-lactam-biosynthetic de-N-acetylase; amino-acid sequence: MRNRRALLGVTMAAMLAVLLLASSSAGAVGGPHGGPYHFGFKKSVGGALPSIKEEGFQPILEQHGAIFLGDTKQKELYLTFDNGYENGYTSRILDVLKEKGVPAIFFVTGHYVKDKPELVKRMAVEGHLIGNHSWSHPDMSVISSSQIHTELAKVKTAVAELTGQQDMVYLRPPRGIFNSRVLAVSKEQGYTSVFWSVAYRDWEPNAQKGWRYAYDNVMKQLHPGAVILLHSVSKDNTEALGQIIDSARQQGYTFKPLNELATKSY
- a CDS encoding MerR family transcriptional regulator codes for the protein MMELVKSKDAAESLNVSQTTVKRWASHFPHYFQKDRFGHYIFTQKDLAMLGLIKAALENGETMDQIVLPEPEPEPKQALAAQQPMNQAMLEVAASSAAAPEETDLLARICYVERRLDQKADEVVAAQVLQHREEIDELRRMVDQLVESIETARRPASPLAEISAAAAETAAATTGLPSRKRGLFRSLFVWF
- a CDS encoding CD3324 family protein; this translates as MKYMNADVIFPAELLKEIQKYVSGGMIYVPTPEGSKKQWGENSGSKQMLERRNEEIRQQFSVGITIDELSSRYCLSCDSIKKIVYNRSKPAKVASD
- a CDS encoding prohibitin family protein, producing MHVVEPNTKKVNFKPYIWLSVLIVVGLIVAFNGFATVQYGNVGLYKTFGKLNNNILAPGIHMKIPFVQSIIQVNVQVTKAETDTSASSKDLQPVSTHVAVNYAVDKAAAYKLMNNVGGSFDNVIVNPAIQEIVKEVTARYPAEDLIAKRDIVAGEVREHLTTRLAKYNLIVADINIVNFKFSDAFNQSIEAKQVAQQQALKAENDLKRVQIEAKQKIAQAQAEAESLKLKKQEVTPELVQLKQIEVQEMAVDKWDGRLPSVTGGATPFIDVNTLATSSSAASVPSASDADKAGDDTAASDSASANASTSTNTSK
- a CDS encoding DUF6953 family protein, whose amino-acid sequence is MEHTAQQVAEWMIKELQEVGTLHQEQAVAHIKAQYGEHFIYVNENGNESIDKEVKKAFKKLHGGRAAWERDGFFWAWT
- a CDS encoding DUF421 domain-containing protein, with amino-acid sequence MNTTVETIIRSIAAFVLIMIIARIIGKQTLTQLTYHDFVTTITLGAITANLAFNTDLKSWNQIAALLTFSGIAFLIAIVSLRSRHLRKWVSGKPTIMIEDGKILEHNLRKLRFTLDTLNQELREKDIFDINQVEYAVLEMNGKLSVLKKPQFRQVTKKDLAIKTPAASHFPVELIMDGKPAITNMENSGLGMEWLNKQMRRRGLTLDDVCYAVRGTDGSVYFDLYHDQLKHPINIE
- a CDS encoding pirin family protein; the encoded protein is MITTYPASSRHSGDIGWLQFNFSFSFADYNDPNNMSFGPLRVFNEDYIQPGKGFGIHPHRDMEIVTVVISGELAHEDNTGGKEVLRVGEVQRMTAGTGILHSEVNPSSTEVANIMQLWFLPEAKGLTPSYEQKAFDQNAMVNALLPIVSKSIQGESITSIHQDLTIYLSKPEAGKTVTFNQAPDRKIYLFVIEGDITLNDSNRLNRSDAARITDVTELAITSENGGKFMLIDLP